The Synechococcus sp. BL107 nucleotide sequence CTGGTTGATTCAGCATTTTTTCAGCGGCTTCCTCACCTATTTGATCCATCTGCCTGAGATGGCCCTGGCTCAGAACGATTCCGCAAACAATTGGGTGAATGGCTGGACCGTGTTCTATTGGGGCTGGTTTCTAGGTTATGCGCCCCTCATGGGGCTGTTTACCGCGGGAGTGAGCCGTGGGCGCAGCCTTAGGGAACTGGTGTTGGCCGTTGCAATCCTCTGCCCGATCGTGACGAACCTTTGGTTCACATTGCTCGGCGGAACGGGCATGCAACTTGAACTTGCTGGGGCAGGAATTACGGATGCCCTTGCCCAGAACGGTGCGGCAGCTGCTTTGCTCGCCATCCTCAGCGCTTTACCACTCGCAGCTCTGCTGATCCCAGTGGGCCTCATCCTGGTGGTGCTTTTTATGTGCACCAGTGCCGATTCGATGAGCTACGCCGCCGCCATGGTGGTGAGTGGGAAAAACGAGCCACCTCCAGCCTTGCGCTTGTTCTGGGCCCTGATGATCGGCAGCCTCACCCTGGTATTACTGCGCATCGGCACCGGACTCGGTGACAGCACCTCGATTGACGCACTGCAAGCCTTCATTGTGATTACAGCGGTTCCTGTGACCCCCTTAGTGCTGTTCACACTTTGGAGCGCTCCGCGCCTCGCCTGGAAAGAATCTTTGAGACAAAACAAGTTGAATTAAACTGATCCTTAACTCTTAAAAAGCCGACCAAATTAAATACATCCAAAACCACCAACTATAAACATATAGCAAGTCAGTATTCAGTAAAATATTTTCAATAAATCACGCCGGAACACGGATTCATCCTGGCTTAGTCCATATAATCTTGCATGACTAACACCATGTGAGCATTTAGCTCGTGTTTCAGCTTTTCAAGCAACCATGGCGTCATAGTCCTTAAAAAATCGCTTGCGCAAAGTCCAAGGGAAGTGGAGCTCTCGTAAAACGCGAACCATCAAACGACGCATTTCCCTCTTCTCCAATTCAGACTCCGGCCCTGGATAGATAAGCGGTGAGGCCGGCTTCGCTGGAAACAACGCATTCCAAGAAACACCCCAATGCTGGCGCGCAAACGCATCATTTGATGATGCATAAAAACCTGATACACGATCCAAAAGTGGCTGATCAAACCCATCAAACTTGTCCTGATCCCAGCCTCGCTCAATTGCAAGATCACGAATCACTTTTCCTTTGCGGTTCAACACATCAGGATCAAAACCAAGAGATTCCATGAGCTGATAACAAACCCGAGACATCCAAATTCCTTTCGCACCTGGCTGAATATTCTTCTTCGATGGCTCTCCCTTCAGCCATCCATTTCCAGCTGGCTCTTGCAAACCCAAAGCTGATGTCAACGCCAGAAAGGGATCTTTAGTTGCGACTTCGCGAGACAACGGTAGAAACATTTTTATAGTTTCTGGAGATTCCATTAAAACACTAAACTTAGAGGGATAACTAATATCCCAAGACGTAGAATTATGCATAATATATTGACAGTAATCTGGAAAATCTTGCGTTGAACGAAACCGCCTAATACGGTGACAATATACTGAATTTAACCAGGACTGCTGATCTCTAACGAAATAACTAATTCCAAGCTTAAATCCATAGGACGATGCCATTTCTTGCAGAATAGTCAGAACGCCCCGTTTCAGAATCCGCGTATCCAGGGATGAACTACTAATCAAAATACGCTTAAAATCACTCGACAATCCTGAAAGAGCCTGCTCCAAAGGCTGATAATTTTTCTCGGCAATAGAATTAGCGAGGAGATTATTATCTCCATCCATTAATACTCTTTGTTTCGCCAAGGTGGTGCGATTTTTACGCAACCGTTCAGTTACATAACTGCTGGCTGCCTTATGAGGTCCAGCATGGATCCACAACATCCGCTCATCGCTATTGATCTGCGGAAGAGCAAATGGCGTGGCCACAAAGAACGATCAGTGGTGATCAAATTATCACGCTTGAAATATGGTCATCACGGACGAATCCCTTCCGCTCAACAGTCACAACAAAGTCGCAGGGATCAGTTCAAGCAATAGTCGAGATTGAGTCGAATGGATTGACGGGGTTTGGGTGCTTCAGATGGATCAAAACTCTTTTCCGAGCGAGACAGGGCACTCGTACGAAGAAGACCTCCCCCACTGCGCTGATCAATCCGGATCAACCGAAGTTGGCTCAATCCCAACAGCTGCTGTGTGGACTCCGCTTGACGCCGCCCTCTGGCGAGGGCTCTCTCCAGTAATTGCTGTTGCAGAGAACGTGCACCATCCGTGGAGGACAGCGACGTCATCCCCTGAAGACTGACGCCCGGCAAACGTCCAGCCTGCTGAATCAAGGGGTCGTAGTTGGAACGGCTCACCTCACCTGTGATGCGAGAGGTGGCCTGATGACGCTGCGGAGATGCCGTTGTGTTGCCAACCGTGTAGGTGCGTGGGGCCGACACGATGAGTCCCCCACTCGCCAAGCCAGACATCTTGCGGCGAACCGTGCCGAGCCGACGATTCAATTCAGTCAAAGCAGCTTTCTTCGACGTGGCTTGCACTTCCAGACGCAAGGCGAATTGAAAACGGTCTGTTTCGCTCGTGCTCTCTTCGACAACGGCGAGTTCCAACAG carries:
- a CDS encoding SIMPL domain-containing protein (The SIMPL domain is named for its presence in mouse protein SIMPL (signalling molecule that associates with mouse pelle-like kinase). Bacterial member BP26, from Brucella, was shown to assemble into a channel-like structure, while YggE from E. coli has been associated with resistance to oxidative stress.), producing the protein MRRCGVVVIVGLLLGAVTPMHAQNVRCDGTLLELAVVEESTSETDRFQFALRLEVQATSKKAALTELNRRLGTVRRKMSGLASGGLIVSAPRTYTVGNTTASPQRHQATSRITGEVSRSNYDPLIQQAGRLPGVSLQGMTSLSSTDGARSLQQQLLERALARGRRQAESTQQLLGLSQLRLIRIDQRSGGGLLRTSALSRSEKSFDPSEAPKPRQSIRLNLDYCLN